A region of the Lycium barbarum isolate Lr01 chromosome 1, ASM1917538v2, whole genome shotgun sequence genome:
TCTTTTAGAGGATTTTTAGCACGTGATGTTGAATGTTGTTGGAGTGGAGTAATTGAGCAACATAAGTTGCCTCTGACCAGTAAAAAATGTTGTATGAACTTTTAGAGAAAGTTGAGCAACATAAAAACTTTTAGGGTAAAAATTGAAAAcagaaaaataaaagtaatggtccaaaacagaaaatgaaaaaagtgaaaaacaagaTTTTGATTGTTTTTCAAATactaaatacaacttcaagttgtatttggaatttttatggccaaacaccataaaatgaaaaaaaaaatctaaaaaaagtgtaattctcatggccaaacgggtccttaaaCTTTTTTATATTTACCAAATTGAAAGTGGCAACCTAAGTATAAAGGAATAAAATAGGGCTACAATAAATGAGCAAATTTGGAAGAGCACTTCTTTTGATTAGCAAGATGCTCAACTGAATAGTTGAGATGTAACTAACGATTACAAAAATCTTTAGATTATCCCTTATTATATATAGTAAAGTAATGTGATATGCGATTTAATTTTTCAAGTTAAATTATCAAATGTATATTTGAAATCTATGAAAATTATTTCTCTCCCATCCCAATTTATTTGATATAATTTAATTAGGCacgaaatttaataaaataagaaAGATTTTTAAAACATGTGGTATTAAAGTGTGCCTCAAATTCATTTTATTAaggataaaaatgaaagtttgaaattaaattatttctaaatataaaaacgTATCATTATTTTTGGGAcagattagaaaaaaaaaattatggtacATAGGCATAATTCAAATAGCTAGATTTTGAATAAATAAAAATTACACTACGAATTCTAGGTAAATTGATTGTTATGTAAAGAAATTCTCTAATGTTTAGTTAGAAAATCATCATTTCCACTAGCTTTCAACCTGATCTGAGTAACATTACTGAGAAAAATTGGAGTAATTAAAATTTCATGAAACTCTCAAGACTATTTTCGTCCACTGTCCAAAAACCATCGCCATACTTGAACATCTCAAACTCCACTAAAGAACTTCATTGCCACCTCATCAGAACTCAAAATCACTCCAAAGACCCTTTTGCTATTTATAATTACATGATTCGTGTGTTGGTTAAAACTGATAAACCCATTGATGCACTCCACCTGTTTGATAAAATGCGTCAACAAGGATTACATGGAAATAACCTCACtttcatttttatatttaaaGCTTGCTTACAAGTTTCAGATATTGTTCTTGGAAATGCAGTTCATGTTAATGTTTTGAAGCTTGGGTATGAGTCCTATTTGTATGTATGTAATtctttgatttatttttatgGTTGTTGTGGTGATTTAGTTAGTGCTCGAAAGGTGTTTGATGAAATGTCTGAGAGAGATTTAGTATCATGGAACTCATTGATTTGTGGGTATAGTCAATGTAATAGATATAATGAAGTGTTGGGTCTTTTTGCTTTAATGAAAGAAGTAAATGTGAAGGCGGACGCGGTGACATTAGTGAAAGTAGTGCTAGCTTGTAGCTATTTAAGGGAATTTGAGGTGGTGGATTATGTCGCGAAGTATATTGGGGATAATTGTGTGAGAATTGATGTGTATTTGGGGAATACATTGATCGATGTGTATGGTAGACGTGGATTAGTTAGCTTAGCTGAAGATGTTTTTGCTAAGATGGAAGAGAGAAATGTGGTTTCTTGGAATGCCATGATCATGGGGTATGCTAAAGCAGAGGATTTAAGGGATGCAAGGGATCTTTTTGACAAGATGCCTAAAAGAGATGTGATTTCTTGGACTTCTATGATCACGGGGTATTGTCAAGCTAATCGATTTTCAGAAGCTATTACACTTTTCCAAGAGATGATGGCGATTAAGGTTAAGCCTGATGAAATTACGGTTGCTAGTGTGCTTTCTGCTTGTGCACGTTTAGGTACACTTGATGTGGGTAAGGCAGTACATGATTATGTTTGTCAGCATGATGTTAAAATGGATATTTATGTGGGGAATGCGTTGGTGGATATGTACTGCAAATGCGGATCTGTTAATACAGCCTTGGAAGTGTTTTTGAGCATGAGGAAAAAGGATACTGTTTCTTGGACTTCGATAATCTCTGGCCTTGCAGTGAATGGATTTCATGATAAGGCTCTTCAGCTCTTCTCACAGATGTTAGGAGACGGTTGTAAGCCAACTCACGGTACATTCATTGGCGTACTACTTGCTTGTGCTCATGCAGGTTTGGTGGACAAAGGTTTGGAATACTTTGAGAGTATGGAAAAACGTCATGGATTGGTGCCAGAAATGAAGCATTACGGTTGTGTTGTTGATTTGTTGTGCCGCTCTGGTAATTTAAATAGAGCGTTTGAGTTTATAAATCTTATGCCTATGGCGGCAGATGTGGTTTTGTGGAGAATGTTGCTTAGTGCTTGTAAACTTCACGGTAATGTGGTTCTTGCTGAAATTGCTGCAAACAAACTTCTTCAATTAGATCCTGATAATGGTGGTAATTATGTTCTGTCATCAAGCACTTATGCCACTGCAGAGAGGTGGGACGATGCAATGAAAATAAGGCAATTGATGGATGAGGGTACAGTACAGAGGCCATTAGGCTGGAGTTCAATTGAAGTAAATGCAATCGTCTAGCATTCAAGGAACTATGCCTTTGAAATGTGAAGTACCTGAAACATAGTACTGTTTGAAGGCACGTGAAAATCGGAGTGCTATCATGTGAGCAAGAGTTACTGTTCTTTAGCTCTGCCCTTTTGGATTAAGGAAAGCTTAATATGAGTTGCCAACTTACGCATGAGTTTGGTTTGCTCTTCTTCAGCACTAAAAAGATGAAGGTCCCAATATGGATATAGGTTTCTATTTGACACCTAAAGAACATATTAAGTTTGATCGTGGAGAACAGAATTGTATTTATGAGCTCTGCTTCCTTGGGGTTATAGATGGTTGTTGTAACTAGTATGTGATTTGTCAGGTGCATATTGCACACCGGTCTTTTGCTCTTTGCTACTGCCTCTGTGCCACATCTAACATTTTAAAATTGGAGTGATGGTCGGAGGCTCAGAGCATACTCCTTAGAAGATTGTGAGTGTAGCTGTAGCAGCAGAATCGCAAGGTATGAAGCTGCAAAAATCTCGCTGATTGGTTCTTTACTTTTTGAGTGATACTGTATATTTCTGAATCATGTTCATATTGATTTTTATCTATGTTGCTCAAACTATCCAAAAATGATGCTGCACCTGTGTCGaattctccaaaaatgcactacttctGAAGTATCCGACACGCACCCTTCGAtaattttgaagagtccgaggAACATAGGTTTTTATCCTAGTGATCATGGGTTTGGTTGACACTGAACCTTGTGTAAAGCATTCTAGTTACGGGCAAGCCATTCTAGATGGAACTTTTTGGACGAGTATATGAATGATCAGTGGTTTTACATTATTCACATCCGCAATATCCTTTTCTACAGCATTCAAGTTAATTATTAATACTTCTCGCTGAAAGAGGTTAAAAACTGATCTCCAAACACGAATTTGTGTAATGATTTTTTTGGAGAGATGCAAGCAGCAAGGTAGAAATATGATTGAAAATCTGTCTCATGTAAATTTCATTAATAATAGGCCTTTATATAAGCACAAAAACAAAGTAATAGACTCCTCCTACCCCTAAAGTATTAGACTCTTACTAAAATAAAGAAATTGAATGTTCTACTAAATCAACTATTACACTCCTCTTACACCTAAACAACTTGTTATTCTAGAAAATTGTAGCAGTAACACATGCAACTTCCAACAATTTGATACCAACTTTGAGTTCAGGCCACACTGCCAGTAACTTCTATTCAGCTACAGGTTGAACATGACCTTGATGGCATTTCCACCGCGAGAACTGGTCTCAAAGGCTTCTTCCACACCTTCTTGAGTGAACTTATACCTGTGGGTTATGAGCGGCTTCACGTCTATTTTACCAGTTTTCAGAAATTCAATGCAGAGTGGCCATGTATTCCGATATCTGAAAATGCCCACGACATCCACCTCCCTACGACACAAGAAAAAAAGACCCTGATTGAAAATTTCACCTTCGACAAGTGTTCTAGGGAAGAACTTTAATTGAAATCAAAGTAGTTCAAGTACCTTGCAGCAGCTGAAGTAAGAGGGAGAGTCATCTCACGTTGACCTAATCCAACGAGGCAAACTTTACCACCAGCACGGGTGGCTTGCAGAGCCATTGACATAGTCTTGTTAAAACCAACACAATCAAAGCTCAAATCCGCAGGACTACCCATTGCACTACGTATTTGCACCACCTCCTCTTCCACATCCTACAAGTCGAATATTGCATGAGATATACCATGTTTGTCcatcaaaagaaaaaagattacCAGGGGATGACACAAATAACTGCTGATGGGGAGAAAAAAGAGGAGAACCTGCATACTAGAAGAAACTTTAATGATCTCATCAGCACCGAGGTCTTTCGCGAAAGATAATCGGCAATCATCTATATCAACGATGACTATCTTGGGTGATCCAAAAGCACGAGCTGCCAGCATAGTGACAAGGCCAATAGGTCCTGCACCTATGATCACTAGTTTGGTTTCTGGACCCACTTGGGCACGGCGGCAAGCATGGACACCAACACTCAGAGGTTCACACATTGCACCTTCCTCCAAGCTTATATTATCTGGTAACTTAAAACATAGATCTCCAGGATGCACCACCTGATGCAGAGACAAATTCCACACTTCTTATGAAGCCTAGTAAAGGATTTCAAGAGAAGGTAAATTCTTTTTCAGTTAACTCACTGTCCCCTACTTGAACAATTCTTTTGTAGAAAGGCACATGTTCTTATACTGCAACCGCACCTGTTGCAACAAAGTAAAAGATGGGTGCAGTGATATTTTGTCTACACTTATTGATTTAAAATCTTGAATCTGCCTTTGCTCTATGTGAGTTCGATAGCTCTTCCTGGTTCCAACACCCCGATTGCTCTGAGCAAAGTCTAATCTTTGTCTACTTTGGAAAATGATGGAGCAGAGATATTACCTGGTTGGCTAAAGCACCATTAGTTGGAGGAGAGCCAAAGAATTTCATTTGACGGCAGAGATTGTAGCGACCGTCTTTGCATAATTGACACTGCCTGCAACTAATACCAGGCTCCAAAGCTACCCGATCACCGATCATCAGAAATTTCACTTGGCTACCAACTTGTTCTACAATTCCAGCACACTCATGCCCAAGTACCATCGGCTTTTTAACCACGAAATTTGCTACTCTCATATTCTGGATAGCCATGTTGAAACTAAGTTACAACGCGGTAATCTAAAATTTTCCAAGTACCTTACCAATTTTTTATATCACCAATCTTCTATGCACGCAAGGGTATGGTCTAGTAATCAATAAAGTGGTTGAAAGTCATGAGAGACTAGGTTCAAATCGCCATGGTGCCGGTACCTGTACTAGTGGGAGAATAGTTGAGGTGTCCTCTAGATGAGATGACCCCAATACCACAGCTATAACGgagttagattttttttttttttttgttggtctaTTATACAGACTAAACTTACCTTAAAGTGATGGATATCACTTCCACATATACCAACAGCTTTAATTCGAATCTTGACATCATAAGGACCTAATTAACACAAGATCTGTATCAGCACAAAACAAATAAATTCAACTAACTCAAGTTGATGCACAGGTAGAATCAAGACAGATTTCCCAGGTCAAAAAGTCATGAAGGAGCTCAGCACGGTTCAATTAAGTGCATGAATTATTGTGGttgagagaagaagaagaaggcaaGAAAGACAAAGATCTAAGAGCAAAAAACAGAATTACCAACCAAGAGGTGGGAGCCTATATGGCTGAATCCGAAGTGTTTTGATACTAAGAAGCCAAACTGCCAAGTTCTCTTCTTCTGTTACACTGTATTCTGCTTCACCATCTGATAAATGTCCCTTGATCACCATTCTTACACACTACCGCAGCGTCACGAAGGTTGACTTAACTAATACTCCTTGCGGTTCAGGTTATGTGTCGTACTTCCTTtaaaattttgttccaaaaagaaTATCATACTTTCTTATTTagaaattatttaattttaaatttctatatacctaaacccgtcaaccggttcaaTTTTACCGGTTTAAACCGATAACCGGACCGATAAAATCGGAATTGGTTGAATCGGTTAACCGTTTATTATATACCGGTTcggttttattttttttaaaatcggaaccggttaaatcattttttttttaattgtagccGTTGGCAGCCCaatggaccgttgggcaacggtcccCAACTCATTTTTTGCCCCTCCAAACccctcaaacttttttttttaacactttaacccatccccacccctatataaacccctctccatttccattttaatccacacccattcgctcttctctttctctcaaatctcaatctctcaattatagttattttgcaacaattagccactttaaatttctctcaa
Encoded here:
- the LOC132639141 gene encoding pentatricopeptide repeat-containing protein At2g22410, mitochondrial-like, with protein sequence MKLSRLFSSTVQKPSPYLNISNSTKELHCHLIRTQNHSKDPFAIYNYMIRVLVKTDKPIDALHLFDKMRQQGLHGNNLTFIFIFKACLQVSDIVLGNAVHVNVLKLGYESYLYVCNSLIYFYGCCGDLVSARKVFDEMSERDLVSWNSLICGYSQCNRYNEVLGLFALMKEVNVKADAVTLVKVVLACSYLREFEVVDYVAKYIGDNCVRIDVYLGNTLIDVYGRRGLVSLAEDVFAKMEERNVVSWNAMIMGYAKAEDLRDARDLFDKMPKRDVISWTSMITGYCQANRFSEAITLFQEMMAIKVKPDEITVASVLSACARLGTLDVGKAVHDYVCQHDVKMDIYVGNALVDMYCKCGSVNTALEVFLSMRKKDTVSWTSIISGLAVNGFHDKALQLFSQMLGDGCKPTHGTFIGVLLACAHAGLVDKGLEYFESMEKRHGLVPEMKHYGCVVDLLCRSGNLNRAFEFINLMPMAADVVLWRMLLSACKLHGNVVLAEIAANKLLQLDPDNGGNYVLSSSTYATAERWDDAMKIRQLMDEGTVQRPLGWSSIEVNAIV
- the LOC132639149 gene encoding L-idonate 5-dehydrogenase-like isoform X2; this encodes MRVANFVVKKPMVLGHECAGIVEQVGSQVKFLMIGDRVALEPGISCRQCQLCKDGRYNLCRQMKFFGSPPTNGALANQVVHPGDLCFKLPDNISLEEGAMCEPLSVGVHACRRAQVGPETKLVIIGAGPIGLVTMLAARAFGSPKIVIVDIDDCRLSFAKDLGADEIIKVSSSMQDVEEEVVQIRSAMGSPADLSFDCVGFNKTMSMALQATRAGGKVCLVGLGQREMTLPLTSAAAREVDVVGIFRYRNTWPLCIEFLKTGKIDVKPLITHRYKFTQEGVEEAFETSSRGGNAIKVMFNL
- the LOC132639149 gene encoding L-idonate 5-dehydrogenase-like isoform X1 encodes the protein MVIKGHLSDGEAEYSVTEEENLAVWLLSIKTLRIQPYRLPPLGPYDVKIRIKAVGICGSDIHHFKNMRVANFVVKKPMVLGHECAGIVEQVGSQVKFLMIGDRVALEPGISCRQCQLCKDGRYNLCRQMKFFGSPPTNGALANQVVHPGDLCFKLPDNISLEEGAMCEPLSVGVHACRRAQVGPETKLVIIGAGPIGLVTMLAARAFGSPKIVIVDIDDCRLSFAKDLGADEIIKVSSSMQDVEEEVVQIRSAMGSPADLSFDCVGFNKTMSMALQATRAGGKVCLVGLGQREMTLPLTSAAAREVDVVGIFRYRNTWPLCIEFLKTGKIDVKPLITHRYKFTQEGVEEAFETSSRGGNAIKVMFNL